In Micromonospora sp. WMMD980, the following are encoded in one genomic region:
- a CDS encoding amino acid ABC transporter permease yields MTTTEPPAVRVVPVRHYGRWLTALVVAGLAALFLRALLSSPNLEPGTVAHYLFQDYVLDGVVTTLWLTVLAMVLGTAGGILLAVLRLSDNPVLRGVSWTFIWVFRGTPLLVQIIFFGFLGALFPRLTLTVPFTGTVLFDRPTSVVVTGTVAAVLALSLNEMAYAAEVIRGGILAVDQGQTEAAAALGMGPTLTLRRVVLPQAMRVIIPPMGNETITMLKSTALVSIIAGRDLMTAVQSVYQNNYKVIPLLLVAAIWYLALVSLLSAGQWLVERRFGRGFARGGVR; encoded by the coding sequence ATGACCACCACCGAACCCCCGGCGGTACGGGTCGTCCCCGTCCGCCACTACGGCCGCTGGCTGACCGCGCTGGTCGTGGCCGGGCTGGCCGCGCTGTTCCTGCGGGCGCTGCTGAGCAGCCCCAACCTCGAACCCGGCACCGTCGCCCACTACCTGTTCCAGGACTACGTGCTCGACGGCGTGGTCACCACGCTCTGGCTCACAGTGCTCGCCATGGTGCTCGGCACCGCCGGCGGCATCCTGCTCGCCGTGCTGCGGCTCTCCGACAACCCGGTGCTGCGCGGCGTCTCCTGGACGTTCATCTGGGTCTTCCGCGGCACCCCGCTGCTGGTGCAGATCATCTTCTTCGGGTTCCTCGGCGCGCTCTTCCCCCGGCTCACGCTCACCGTGCCGTTCACCGGCACCGTCCTGTTCGACCGCCCCACCAGCGTGGTGGTCACCGGCACGGTCGCCGCGGTGCTCGCGCTCTCGCTCAACGAGATGGCGTACGCCGCCGAGGTGATCCGGGGCGGCATCCTCGCCGTCGACCAGGGACAGACGGAGGCCGCCGCCGCGCTCGGCATGGGCCCCACGCTGACCCTGCGCCGGGTGGTGCTGCCGCAGGCCATGCGCGTGATCATCCCGCCGATGGGCAACGAGACCATCACCATGCTCAAGTCCACCGCGCTGGTGTCGATCATCGCCGGCCGGGACCTGATGACCGCCGTGCAGAGCGTCTACCAGAACAACTACAAGGTGATCCCGCTGCTGCTGGTGGCGGCGATCTGGTATCTCGCCCTGGTCAGCCTCCTCTCCGCAGGCCAGTGGCTGGTGGAGCGCCGGTTCGGCCGCGGCTTCGCCCGGGGAGGCGTGCGATGA
- a CDS encoding amino acid ABC transporter ATP-binding protein, translating into MTAMVHAEKVTKRFGSVEVLKGIDLTVAAGEVACLLGPSGSGKSTFLRCVNHLERIDGGQLSVDGELVGYRRQGDRLHELKAREVAVRRRDIGMVFQRFNLFPHLTALGNVTEAPVRVLRTPRERAREEALRLLDRVGLAERAHNYPSQLSGGQQQRVAIARALAMRPKLMLFDEPTSALDPELVGEVLDVMKGLAADGMTMVVVTHEMGFAREVADQVAFLDDGVVVEAGPPDEVLGRPRHERTRAFLDKVL; encoded by the coding sequence ATGACGGCGATGGTCCACGCCGAGAAGGTGACCAAGCGGTTCGGCTCGGTCGAGGTGCTCAAGGGCATCGACCTGACCGTGGCCGCCGGCGAGGTGGCCTGCCTGCTCGGCCCCTCCGGCTCCGGCAAGTCCACGTTCCTGCGCTGCGTCAACCATCTGGAACGGATCGACGGCGGGCAGCTCTCGGTCGACGGCGAGCTGGTCGGCTACCGCCGCCAGGGCGACAGGCTGCACGAGCTGAAGGCCCGCGAGGTGGCCGTGCGCCGCCGCGACATCGGCATGGTGTTCCAGCGCTTCAACCTCTTCCCGCACCTCACCGCGCTCGGCAACGTGACCGAGGCCCCGGTGCGGGTGCTGCGCACTCCGCGCGAGCGGGCCCGGGAGGAGGCGCTACGGCTGCTCGACCGGGTCGGGCTGGCCGAACGCGCGCACAACTACCCGAGCCAGCTCTCCGGCGGGCAGCAGCAACGCGTCGCCATCGCCCGGGCGCTCGCCATGCGCCCGAAGCTGATGCTCTTCGACGAGCCCACCTCCGCGCTCGACCCGGAACTCGTCGGCGAGGTGCTGGACGTGATGAAGGGCCTGGCCGCCGACGGCATGACCATGGTGGTGGTGACCCACGAGATGGGCTTCGCCCGCGAGGTCGCCGACCAGGTCGCGTTCCTCGACGACGGGGTGGTGGTCGAGGCCGGCCCGCCCGACGAGGTGCTCGGCCGGCCCCGCCACGAGCGCACCCGCGCCTTCCTCGACAAGGTGCTCTGA
- a CDS encoding M20/M25/M40 family metallo-hydrolase, which yields MDPLLRAAGDRLTAYHDRLARLVAVDSGSGHVDGLREAADLVQGWCLGAGLSVERAPVADPGGRPLGDVLIARRRGAGARRILLAGHLDTVFPPGTAAARPFRVHEGRAYGPGVSDDKGGVLAGLAAVEVLAATDRHRYGELVLVCTPDEEIGSVGSRALLRTLGSEADVALCLECARDNGDLVSARKGVADLAVTLRGRAAHAGIEPERGANALLAAARLTVALDQLNGRWPGVTVNVGALEAGGRPNVVADRARMLVDLRAWRAGEYEAALAEIRRLVAAPTVSGVHAELAVQAPTPPWEPDPAGRRLAELAAKVGAGLGVPVSHTATGGCADANLLAEAGATVLDGLGPVGGADHSPGEWLDLDSVVPRVALLAGLIDAVGRRDP from the coding sequence ATGGATCCGCTGCTGCGGGCCGCCGGGGACCGGCTGACCGCCTACCACGACCGGCTCGCCCGGCTGGTCGCCGTCGACTCCGGCTCCGGCCATGTCGACGGGCTGCGCGAGGCCGCCGATCTGGTGCAGGGCTGGTGCCTCGGCGCCGGGCTGTCCGTCGAGCGGGCGCCGGTCGCCGACCCGGGCGGTCGGCCGCTCGGGGACGTGCTGATCGCCCGCCGCCGGGGCGCCGGCGCCCGCCGGATCCTGCTCGCCGGTCACCTGGACACCGTGTTCCCGCCGGGCACGGCCGCCGCCCGCCCGTTCCGGGTGCACGAGGGTCGGGCGTACGGGCCGGGGGTCAGCGACGACAAGGGCGGCGTGCTCGCCGGACTGGCCGCCGTCGAGGTGCTCGCCGCGACCGACCGGCACCGGTACGGCGAGCTGGTGCTGGTCTGCACGCCGGACGAGGAGATCGGCTCGGTGGGCAGCCGCGCGCTGCTGCGTACCCTCGGCTCGGAGGCCGACGTGGCGCTCTGCCTGGAGTGCGCCCGCGACAACGGCGACCTGGTCTCGGCCCGCAAGGGCGTGGCGGACCTCGCGGTGACGCTGCGCGGCCGGGCCGCGCACGCCGGCATCGAGCCGGAACGCGGCGCCAACGCGCTGCTCGCCGCCGCCCGGCTGACCGTGGCCCTGGACCAGCTCAACGGGCGCTGGCCCGGGGTGACGGTGAACGTCGGCGCGCTGGAGGCGGGCGGCCGGCCCAACGTGGTCGCCGACCGGGCCCGGATGCTCGTCGACCTGCGCGCCTGGCGCGCCGGCGAGTACGAGGCCGCGCTCGCCGAGATCCGCCGGCTGGTCGCCGCGCCGACCGTGTCCGGGGTGCACGCCGAGCTGGCCGTGCAGGCGCCCACCCCGCCCTGGGAGCCGGATCCGGCCGGACGCCGGCTGGCCGAGCTGGCCGCGAAGGTGGGCGCCGGTCTCGGCGTACCGGTCTCGCACACCGCGACCGGCGGCTGCGCCGACGCCAACCTGCTGGCCGAGGCCGGCGCGACGGTGCTCGACGGGCTCGGCCCGGTCGGCGGCGCCGACCACAGCCCGGGGGAGTGGCTGGACCTCGACTCGGTGGTCCCCCGGGTGGCGCTGCTGGCCGGCCTGATCGACGCGGTCGGCCGGCGGGACCCGTAG
- a CDS encoding DUF6671 family protein — MDGSPFRGVVAFLATMHGKQWALRALLRRHLGMGLRVAQVDTDALGTFTGEVARVGSARETVVRKARLGMAVTGSPVGLGSEGAFGPHPVAPWMPADVEYVALVDDRSGLTVVESAVSAETNHAHLTTDGRDRPAVLAFLRRVGFPHHAVVVRPVAGPGRPEKGLRRLADVLAALGRACAGSADGRAVLAADLRAHLNPTRMRVIAAAGQRLVRRLATACPACAAPGFGRLGSEGGLPCRDCGTPTPHDVVLIHGCARCPYRLRRPVADLADPGSCPRCNP, encoded by the coding sequence GTGGACGGCTCACCGTTCCGTGGCGTGGTCGCCTTCCTGGCGACCATGCACGGGAAGCAGTGGGCGTTGCGCGCGCTGCTTCGCCGCCACCTCGGCATGGGCCTGCGGGTGGCGCAGGTGGACACCGACGCGCTCGGCACGTTCACCGGCGAGGTGGCCCGGGTCGGGTCGGCGCGCGAGACCGTGGTGCGCAAGGCCCGGCTCGGGATGGCCGTCACCGGCTCGCCGGTCGGCCTGGGCAGCGAGGGGGCGTTCGGCCCGCACCCGGTGGCTCCCTGGATGCCCGCCGACGTGGAGTACGTCGCCCTGGTCGACGACCGGTCGGGCCTGACGGTGGTGGAGAGCGCGGTCAGCGCCGAGACCAACCACGCGCACCTCACCACCGACGGCCGGGACCGGCCGGCCGTGCTCGCTTTCCTGCGACGGGTCGGGTTCCCGCACCACGCCGTCGTCGTCCGGCCGGTCGCGGGCCCCGGCCGGCCGGAGAAGGGCCTGCGCCGGCTGGCCGACGTGCTCGCCGCCCTGGGACGGGCGTGCGCCGGTAGCGCCGACGGCCGGGCCGTGCTCGCCGCCGACCTGCGGGCGCACCTCAACCCGACGCGGATGCGGGTGATCGCCGCGGCCGGGCAGCGGTTGGTCCGCCGGCTCGCCACCGCCTGCCCGGCCTGCGCCGCGCCCGGGTTCGGCCGGCTGGGATCGGAGGGCGGCCTGCCCTGCCGGGATTGCGGCACACCCACCCCGCACGACGTGGTGCTGATCCACGGGTGCGCCAGATGTCCGTACCGCCTCCGCCGGCCGGTGGCCGACCTCGCGGATCCCGGCTCCTGCCCGCGGTGCAATCCCTGA
- a CDS encoding carbonic anhydrase, with protein MDMSVSPSFALARLRAGHHRFRVGAAPAPTGPVGAPVAAILSCADPQPEASIVFGGVDVFAVRAAGLRVGPAVLGSLEYAVGHLGVPLVVVLGHTACSLPHGSGPERIRATVDALRRHSPLLDQTARSGRCVLHGMLWHDAGRTLGEIRPVVAVPAARRTGRRRPPNRAEVRTT; from the coding sequence ATGGACATGTCCGTCAGCCCGAGCTTCGCCCTCGCCCGGCTGCGCGCCGGCCATCACCGCTTCCGGGTCGGCGCCGCGCCGGCGCCGACCGGCCCGGTCGGCGCGCCGGTGGCCGCGATCCTGTCCTGCGCCGATCCGCAGCCGGAGGCGTCGATCGTGTTCGGCGGCGTCGACGTGTTCGCGGTCCGGGCCGCCGGCCTGCGCGTCGGCCCCGCGGTGCTGGGCAGCCTGGAGTACGCGGTCGGCCACCTCGGCGTGCCGCTGGTGGTGGTGCTCGGCCACACCGCCTGCTCGCTTCCGCACGGCAGCGGGCCCGAGCGGATCCGCGCCACCGTCGACGCGCTGCGCCGCCACTCCCCGCTGCTCGATCAGACGGCGCGGTCGGGCCGCTGCGTCCTGCACGGCATGCTCTGGCACGACGCCGGCCGGACCCTCGGCGAGATCCGCCCCGTCGTCGCCGTGCCGGCGGCGCGGCGCACCGGTCGACGGCGACCGCCGAACCGGGCGGAGGTCCGGACGACCTGA
- a CDS encoding putative inorganic carbon transporter subunit DabA, with product MDVALVSVVLAGPASATIGALTVPDPRRAARVAGALLGLGAVAAAALLVRVATGPAVPAVLARVDTIGPAFSVGVRVDRFTALFVLLVCGLAAVVAGYARRYLDGEPGARALQARVAAATVATLVMATAPSLVQLAVGWIAAGHLLVGLIGHYRDQPRVRVAARRTRRLFLVGDAALVGGFALLVTPDGDADLAAVRATAGDRPGWLLAVAGALLLVAAVVRSAQVPAHRWLPSTLDAPTPVSAFLHAGMVNVAGFLMITLAPVVTAAPGMMPATVLVGLVTAVSGLLFAAVRTDVKGMLARSTIAQMGFMLAQCGLGAFGLAAVHLVGHAVYKAYAFLSAGGTLQAQTRAAAAPRPAGPPSARSRALAATVVVAAVLATELLLGPTASGALGAVLVAAAALAAVRSALADRALPTRAAFALTLAVAALASGYLVAGRATTRWLALPTGTSLLGVGVLVGVLVAVGVAGAVLRRRGNATLWWWAWHDGGVRPRRWANRAGAPIPAALTPPRADLLDRSDGARVVAAAAAAIDHVGAVAPLDAFVAVNPLAGRESVPFARATAELRDLAGARTHLPAAEYRQRLADGGISRADLAAVLPAPRAAGPLVLGNRRVDATDLHLAALCHPVHDGPAPPADLVAVARRRLAELPARPRPRTAPETEPLTLAETLDRALGTRIAADVDDLVAGWCAAHSGRPAALWPVPGPEDEGCWARWRRTSGADPAVARWGVTGLAALVDALPPAPEQAVAALLRAIEVPPAAWSAYLSRSLLRLPGWAGHARWAQTHPGTVPAVSPLDLLAVRLTYEYALAGAAARRHLELPPVRDTVAAATPTSLPAPAGIAPEVLARLAAALDVDVTTLACLPGDTVAALRDVALHLTPSRQSEVWLAAAEHAYRRRLRRRLERDVDRTTTAPPAHAQAVFCIDVRSEGLRRHLEATGPVDTYGFAGFFGLPVRTVTAGARRGRDRCPVLMRPVATVEESPASEQAADAARRRRSGQAWRRAHAAAKAHPVGAFAFVEVAGVLATAALLLRAVAPGRFAPAADHTAPAAADLAAAMTLDEQVYYAEATLRTIGLTAGFAPLVLLCGHGATSANNPYAAALDCGACGGNRGGVSARLVAGLLNRPEVRAALADRGIHLPDGTHVLAGEHDTVTDEVRLFDLEAVPAGRRPEVEKLSGRLAEAGARLRAERAARLPGRPRPRRLPRRAGDWAQVRPEWALAGNAAFVAAPRALTAGVDLGCRTFLHSYDHAGDRDATALETVLTGPLVVAAWINLQYYFSTVDPQRLGAGTKTVHTVLGDALGVLSGSGGDLRLGLPLQSVGDGIRPAHDPLRLLAVIQAPHQLVDAVLGRNPGLRQLVDGGWLSLTVVDPRTGEWTEPAPGGSWLPLPAPHLSTDTVTELPARRPAPAAEKEYTA from the coding sequence ATGGACGTCGCACTGGTCTCAGTAGTCCTGGCCGGGCCCGCGTCGGCGACGATCGGCGCGTTGACGGTGCCCGACCCACGCCGGGCGGCCCGGGTGGCGGGCGCGTTGCTCGGGCTCGGCGCGGTGGCGGCCGCCGCGCTGCTCGTCCGGGTGGCGACCGGCCCGGCCGTGCCGGCCGTGCTGGCCCGCGTCGACACGATCGGGCCGGCGTTCTCCGTCGGCGTCCGCGTCGACCGGTTCACCGCGCTCTTCGTGCTGCTCGTCTGCGGGCTGGCCGCGGTGGTCGCCGGCTACGCCCGCCGCTACCTCGACGGCGAGCCCGGCGCCCGCGCGCTCCAGGCTCGGGTGGCGGCGGCCACCGTCGCCACGCTGGTGATGGCGACCGCCCCCAGCCTGGTGCAACTGGCCGTCGGCTGGATCGCGGCCGGGCACCTGCTGGTCGGCCTCATCGGTCACTACCGGGACCAGCCCCGGGTGCGGGTCGCGGCACGCCGTACCCGCCGGCTGTTCCTGGTCGGCGACGCCGCCCTGGTCGGCGGCTTCGCGCTGCTGGTCACCCCGGACGGCGACGCCGACCTGGCGGCGGTGCGCGCCACGGCCGGCGACCGGCCGGGCTGGCTGCTCGCCGTCGCCGGCGCGCTGCTGCTGGTGGCCGCCGTGGTGCGCTCCGCGCAGGTGCCGGCGCACCGCTGGCTGCCGTCCACCCTGGACGCGCCCACCCCGGTGTCGGCCTTCCTGCACGCCGGGATGGTCAACGTGGCCGGATTCCTCATGATCACACTGGCGCCGGTGGTGACGGCCGCGCCCGGGATGATGCCGGCGACGGTACTCGTCGGCCTCGTCACCGCCGTCTCGGGCCTGCTGTTCGCCGCGGTCCGCACCGACGTCAAGGGCATGCTGGCCCGGTCCACGATCGCGCAGATGGGGTTCATGCTCGCCCAGTGCGGGCTCGGCGCGTTCGGGCTGGCCGCCGTGCACCTGGTCGGGCACGCCGTCTACAAGGCGTACGCGTTCCTCTCCGCCGGCGGCACGCTCCAGGCGCAGACCCGCGCCGCGGCCGCGCCGCGGCCGGCCGGCCCGCCGTCCGCCCGGTCCCGCGCCCTGGCCGCGACCGTCGTGGTCGCCGCCGTGCTGGCCACCGAGCTGTTGCTCGGCCCCACCGCGAGCGGCGCCCTCGGCGCCGTGCTGGTCGCCGCCGCCGCGCTCGCCGCCGTCCGCTCCGCCCTCGCCGACCGGGCGCTGCCGACCCGCGCCGCATTCGCCCTCACCCTCGCCGTGGCGGCGCTGGCGAGCGGATACCTCGTCGCCGGACGGGCCACCACCCGCTGGCTCGCGCTGCCGACCGGAACGAGCCTGCTCGGCGTCGGCGTCCTGGTGGGCGTGCTCGTCGCGGTGGGCGTCGCCGGGGCGGTCCTGCGACGCCGAGGGAACGCCACGCTGTGGTGGTGGGCCTGGCACGACGGCGGGGTACGTCCGCGACGGTGGGCGAACCGGGCCGGCGCGCCGATCCCCGCCGCGCTCACCCCACCCCGGGCCGACCTGCTCGACCGCTCCGACGGGGCCCGGGTCGTCGCCGCGGCCGCCGCCGCCATCGACCACGTCGGCGCGGTCGCGCCGCTGGACGCCTTCGTCGCGGTCAACCCGCTCGCCGGCCGGGAGAGCGTGCCCTTCGCGCGGGCCACCGCCGAACTGCGGGACCTCGCCGGCGCGCGCACCCACCTGCCGGCCGCCGAATACCGGCAGCGGCTGGCCGACGGTGGGATCAGCCGGGCCGACCTCGCCGCCGTGCTTCCCGCGCCGCGCGCCGCCGGGCCGCTCGTGCTCGGCAACCGGCGGGTCGACGCCACCGACCTCCACCTGGCCGCGCTGTGCCATCCGGTGCACGACGGACCGGCGCCGCCGGCCGATCTGGTCGCGGTCGCGCGGCGGCGGCTCGCCGAGCTGCCCGCGCGACCCCGGCCCCGCACCGCGCCCGAGACCGAACCGCTCACCCTCGCCGAGACGCTGGACCGGGCGCTCGGCACCCGCATCGCCGCGGACGTCGACGACCTGGTGGCCGGCTGGTGCGCCGCGCACAGCGGACGCCCGGCGGCGCTCTGGCCGGTCCCCGGCCCGGAGGACGAGGGCTGCTGGGCGCGCTGGCGGCGGACGTCCGGCGCCGACCCGGCAGTGGCCCGGTGGGGCGTCACCGGCCTCGCCGCCCTGGTCGACGCGCTGCCCCCGGCACCCGAGCAGGCCGTCGCGGCGCTCCTGCGCGCGATCGAGGTGCCCCCCGCCGCCTGGTCCGCCTACCTGTCCCGGTCGCTGCTCCGGCTGCCCGGCTGGGCGGGGCACGCCCGCTGGGCGCAGACCCACCCCGGAACGGTGCCGGCGGTGAGCCCGCTGGACCTGCTCGCCGTGCGACTCACCTACGAGTACGCGCTGGCCGGCGCCGCCGCCCGGCGTCACCTCGAACTGCCGCCGGTGCGCGACACGGTCGCTGCCGCGACGCCCACCTCCCTGCCGGCACCGGCCGGGATCGCGCCCGAGGTCCTCGCCCGGCTGGCCGCCGCGCTCGACGTCGACGTCACCACGCTGGCCTGCCTGCCGGGGGACACCGTGGCGGCGCTGCGCGACGTGGCGCTGCACCTGACGCCGTCGCGGCAGTCGGAGGTGTGGCTCGCCGCCGCGGAGCACGCCTACCGGCGCCGGCTGCGGCGCCGGCTGGAGCGGGACGTGGACCGGACGACCACCGCGCCCCCGGCGCACGCCCAGGCGGTGTTCTGCATCGACGTGCGCAGCGAGGGCCTGCGCCGCCACCTGGAGGCGACCGGACCGGTCGACACGTACGGCTTCGCCGGCTTCTTCGGCCTGCCGGTGCGGACCGTGACCGCGGGCGCCCGGCGGGGCCGGGACCGGTGCCCGGTCCTCATGCGACCGGTGGCCACGGTGGAGGAGTCACCGGCCTCGGAGCAGGCCGCCGACGCGGCGCGGCGCCGGCGGTCCGGGCAGGCCTGGCGCCGCGCCCACGCCGCCGCCAAGGCCCACCCGGTGGGCGCGTTCGCCTTCGTCGAGGTGGCCGGCGTGCTCGCCACCGCCGCCCTGCTCCTGCGTGCCGTCGCGCCGGGCCGGTTCGCGCCGGCCGCCGACCACACCGCCCCGGCCGCCGCCGACCTCGCCGCCGCGATGACGCTCGACGAACAGGTCTACTACGCCGAGGCGACCCTGCGCACGATCGGTCTCACCGCCGGCTTCGCGCCGCTGGTGCTGCTCTGCGGGCACGGCGCGACCAGCGCCAACAACCCGTACGCCGCCGCCCTCGACTGCGGCGCCTGCGGCGGCAACCGGGGCGGGGTGAGCGCGCGCCTCGTCGCCGGGTTGCTCAACCGCCCCGAGGTGCGCGCCGCCCTGGCCGACCGCGGCATCCACCTGCCCGACGGCACGCACGTGTTGGCCGGCGAGCACGACACCGTCACCGACGAGGTCCGCCTGTTCGACCTGGAAGCCGTCCCCGCCGGGCGGCGACCGGAGGTTGAGAAGCTGTCCGGCCGGCTCGCCGAGGCGGGCGCGCGGCTGCGCGCGGAACGGGCCGCGCGACTGCCCGGCCGGCCGCGCCCGCGACGCCTGCCCCGCCGGGCCGGCGACTGGGCCCAGGTCCGGCCGGAGTGGGCGCTGGCCGGCAACGCCGCGTTCGTCGCCGCGCCCCGCGCGCTGACCGCCGGCGTCGACCTGGGCTGCCGGACGTTCCTGCACTCCTACGACCACGCCGGCGACCGGGACGCCACGGCGCTGGAGACCGTGCTGACCGGCCCGCTGGTCGTCGCCGCCTGGATCAACCTCCAGTACTACTTCTCCACGGTGGATCCGCAACGGCTCGGGGCGGGCACCAAGACGGTCCACACGGTCCTCGGCGACGCGCTCGGCGTGCTCTCCGGATCCGGCGGCGACCTGCGCCTCGGCCTGCCGCTCCAGTCGGTCGGCGACGGCATCCGGCCGGCGCACGACCCGCTGCGGCTGCTCGCGGTGATCCAGGCCCCGCACCAGCTCGTCGACGCCGTGCTGGGCCGCAACCCCGGCCTGCGTCAGCTCGTCGACGGCGGCTGGCTGTCCCTGACCGTGGTCGACCCCCGCACCGGCGAGTGGACCGAGCCCGCGCCGGGCGGCTCCTGGCTACCCCTGCCCGCCCCGCACCTGAGCACCGACACCGTCACCGAGTTGCCCGCGCGCCGCCCGGCGCCCGCCGCCGAGAAGGAGTACACCGCATGA
- a CDS encoding DUF190 domain-containing protein produces the protein MNDLGLTRMVKVEVVTRADDADAVRTLLHASGVSGWTSLSGVSGFGHHGTHEGRLLFNDRAGLVMVIAVLPHDRAEPVVTGLRDILAQRPGVMFVSDAWVSRPGYFGEGASD, from the coding sequence ATGAACGACCTGGGACTGACCCGCATGGTCAAGGTGGAGGTCGTCACCCGCGCCGACGACGCCGACGCCGTCCGCACCCTGCTGCACGCCTCCGGGGTGAGCGGCTGGACCAGCCTCAGCGGCGTCTCCGGCTTCGGTCACCACGGCACCCACGAGGGCCGGCTGCTCTTCAACGACCGGGCCGGGCTCGTCATGGTCATCGCCGTGCTCCCGCACGACCGGGCCGAGCCGGTCGTCACCGGCCTGCGCGACATCCTGGCCCAGCGGCCCGGCGTGATGTTCGTCAGCGACGCCTGGGTCAGCCGGCCCGGGTACTTCGGCGAGGGCGCCTCGGACTAG
- a CDS encoding sensor histidine kinase: MGRLARWRRAAREHPIAVDALLAALLFVVSLLPVNPPGGPPRDPLTVGAVLLALVGSAALALRRRFPLPVLALVTVTAATALLVQQARGPFVLTVALAAYTVAARTDRRTAVAAGAVSGLLLGGCAVVALGVGWWDPAVVVLLLWFGVAVAAGDAVRSRRAYVAVLEERARRAERTREEEARRRVAEERLRIARELHDVVAHHIALINVQAGVAGHLLRERPAAAEEALGHVRSAARTVLDELTTLLGLLRRGEPDAPTEPAPGLGRLDALVDGFAAGQPVRWTLTGRPRPLPSAVDVAAYRIIQESLTNAHRHAPGATVLVGVAYTATGVVVEVRDDGPGPSGPAEPGTGLGLLGMRERAEAVGGALRTGRGPGGGFLVRAELPAPIPLEAA; the protein is encoded by the coding sequence ATGGGACGCCTCGCGCGGTGGCGTCGGGCGGCCCGGGAGCACCCGATCGCGGTGGACGCCCTGCTGGCCGCCCTGCTCTTCGTGGTCAGCCTGCTGCCGGTGAACCCGCCGGGCGGGCCGCCCCGCGATCCGCTGACCGTCGGCGCGGTGCTGCTCGCGCTGGTCGGCTCCGCCGCGCTGGCGCTCCGGCGACGGTTCCCGCTGCCGGTCCTCGCCCTGGTGACCGTCACGGCGGCGACCGCCCTGCTCGTGCAGCAGGCGCGCGGCCCGTTCGTGTTGACCGTGGCGCTGGCCGCCTACACGGTGGCGGCCCGCACGGACCGGCGTACCGCGGTGGCGGCCGGCGCGGTGAGCGGCCTGCTGCTCGGCGGGTGCGCGGTCGTCGCGCTCGGCGTGGGCTGGTGGGATCCGGCGGTGGTGGTGCTGCTGCTCTGGTTCGGCGTCGCGGTGGCGGCCGGCGACGCGGTCCGCAGCCGGCGGGCGTACGTGGCGGTGCTGGAGGAACGGGCGCGCCGGGCCGAGCGGACCCGCGAGGAGGAGGCCCGCCGCCGGGTCGCGGAGGAGCGCCTGCGGATCGCGCGGGAGCTGCACGACGTGGTGGCCCACCACATCGCGTTGATCAACGTGCAGGCCGGGGTGGCCGGCCACCTGCTGCGGGAGCGGCCGGCCGCCGCCGAGGAGGCCCTCGGGCACGTCCGGTCCGCCGCCCGCACCGTGCTCGACGAGCTGACCACGCTGCTCGGCCTGCTGCGCCGGGGCGAGCCGGACGCGCCGACCGAGCCGGCACCCGGTCTGGGCCGCCTCGACGCCCTCGTCGACGGCTTCGCCGCCGGCCAACCGGTGCGCTGGACCCTGACCGGGCGCCCCCGACCGCTGCCGAGCGCGGTCGACGTGGCGGCGTACCGGATCATCCAGGAGTCGCTGACCAACGCCCACCGGCACGCGCCCGGCGCGACCGTCCTCGTCGGCGTGGCCTACACCGCCACCGGCGTGGTGGTGGAGGTCCGGGACGACGGGCCCGGCCCCAGCGGCCCCGCCGAGCCCGGCACCGGCCTCGGCCTGCTCGGCATGCGGGAGCGCGCCGAGGCGGTCGGGGGCGCGTTGCGCACCGGCCGCGGGCCCGGGGGCGGCTTCCTGGTCCGCGCGGAACTGCCGGCCCCGATCCCGCTGGAGGCGGCATGA
- a CDS encoding response regulator transcription factor: MSVRVLLADDQTLIRAGFRALIDSAPDLLVVGEAATGREAVERARATRADVVLMDIRMPDLDGLAATREITADEDLAGVKVLILTTFEVDEYVFEALRAGASGFLGKGVEPVELLDAIRTVAAGEALLSPKATRGLITRFLAQPEPRPGATPERLRVLTEREREVVALVAAGLSNEQIAQRLVVSPLTAKTHVNRAMAKLDARDRAQLVVIAYQSGLVRADPPPR; the protein is encoded by the coding sequence ATGAGCGTCCGGGTGCTGCTCGCCGACGACCAGACCCTCATCCGGGCCGGTTTCCGCGCGCTCATCGACTCGGCGCCGGATCTGCTCGTGGTGGGCGAGGCCGCCACCGGGCGGGAGGCGGTCGAGCGGGCCCGCGCCACCCGCGCCGACGTGGTGCTGATGGACATCCGGATGCCCGACCTGGACGGCCTGGCCGCCACCCGGGAGATCACCGCCGACGAGGACCTGGCGGGCGTCAAGGTGCTGATCCTGACCACGTTCGAGGTCGACGAGTACGTCTTCGAGGCGCTGCGCGCCGGCGCCAGCGGCTTCCTCGGCAAGGGCGTGGAGCCGGTGGAGCTGCTCGACGCGATCCGCACCGTCGCGGCGGGGGAGGCGTTGCTGTCGCCGAAGGCCACCCGTGGGCTGATCACCCGGTTCCTGGCCCAGCCCGAGCCTCGGCCCGGCGCCACCCCGGAGCGGCTGCGGGTGCTCACCGAGCGGGAACGGGAGGTGGTCGCGCTGGTCGCCGCCGGGTTGAGCAACGAGCAGATCGCCCAGCGGCTGGTGGTCTCCCCGCTGACCGCCAAGACCCACGTCAACCGCGCGATGGCCAAGCTCGACGCCCGGGACCGGGCCCAGCTCGTGGTGATCGCCTACCAGAGCGGACTGGTCCGGGCCGACCCGCCGCCGCGGTAA